A region from the Thermoplasmatales archaeon genome encodes:
- a CDS encoding heme-degrading monooxygenase IsdG, translated as MILVQNHLKVKKEYAEAFENTFRNSAHSVDGFPGFVRNEVLRPIKGEEYIVATYWETLDDFNRWMGSDQFRKAHSDGKLPSEAFNGESLITIHETI; from the coding sequence ATGATACTTGTTCAAAATCACCTTAAGGTAAAAAAAGAATATGCTGAAGCTTTTGAAAACACCTTCAGGAACAGCGCCCACAGTGTAGACGGTTTTCCTGGATTTGTCAGGAACGAGGTTCTCAGACCTATAAAAGGCGAAGAGTATATCGTTGCCACTTACTGGGAAACCTTGGACGATTTCAACCGATGGATGGGGAGCGATCAATTCAGGAAGGCCCATTCAGACGGAAAATTGCCAAGCGAGGCATTCAATGGGGAGAGCCTGATAACAATACATGAAACCATCTGA
- a CDS encoding acyl-CoA esterase, with product MLSVEDAYKIFQLDGFLRNITVSDIRLSRGHAEIEIPLEKNLLRVGDIMNGGAIMALSDAVGGISVMTNEGVQNEFTVNLNVNFLRQISTGPVKFIATTDRIGGKLAFCRIEVVDGNQELCATSIGTWYIVR from the coding sequence ATGCTTAGTGTTGAAGATGCGTACAAGATTTTTCAGCTTGATGGATTCCTCAGGAACATCACCGTCTCAGACATTCGGCTGTCCCGGGGACATGCAGAGATTGAAATTCCACTGGAAAAAAACCTTCTCCGTGTTGGCGATATCATGAATGGAGGAGCCATAATGGCGCTTTCCGATGCAGTCGGAGGAATATCCGTAATGACCAATGAAGGAGTCCAGAATGAATTTACTGTAAACCTCAATGTGAATTTTCTCAGGCAGATATCCACAGGCCCGGTGAAATTTATTGCCACAACCGATAGAATCGGGGGTAAACTTGCTTTCTGCCGCATTGAAGTAGTGGATGGGAACCAGGAGCTGTGTGCCACATCGATAGGGACATGGTATATTGTGAGATGA
- a CDS encoding acetoin dehydrogenase E2 subunit dihydrolipoyllysine-residue acetyltransferase produces the protein MRRSIVKTRYGNISYLSRPGTIPVIFLHGLGGTGNSWIRLDGLLDEKLGLYMIDLIGHGRSSRPEIPYTIENQCEALDDFVSELGLTDFILAGNSYGGWIALRYASSRRKAKKLILVDSAGINTSVGETGGEYEESFLKRLMSVSRYNDEKIMKAIVRNNARPEEKITKDQLSVVNVPTCIVWGGLDRIIPLEVGERLHGAIQGSIMEVIADAGHVPQVERPEELAGIINAFVSGQ, from the coding sequence ATGAGGAGATCAATAGTCAAAACTCGATACGGAAATATTTCATATCTTTCCCGTCCGGGAACCATTCCTGTCATATTCCTGCACGGACTGGGCGGAACCGGCAACAGCTGGATAAGGTTGGATGGACTTCTCGATGAAAAACTTGGACTTTACATGATTGACCTGATCGGACATGGAAGATCATCCAGGCCGGAAATTCCATACACCATTGAAAACCAGTGTGAAGCGCTGGACGACTTCGTCTCGGAACTGGGACTTACCGACTTTATTCTTGCCGGAAATTCCTATGGTGGATGGATAGCCCTCAGGTATGCATCGAGCAGGAGGAAGGCGAAGAAACTGATTCTAGTAGATAGCGCAGGAATTAATACCTCTGTGGGAGAGACTGGCGGCGAGTATGAAGAGTCATTTTTAAAGCGGCTCATGTCCGTCAGCAGGTACAACGATGAAAAAATCATGAAAGCCATTGTGAGAAACAATGCAAGACCCGAGGAGAAAATAACGAAAGATCAGCTTTCAGTTGTCAATGTTCCAACCTGCATTGTTTGGGGAGGCCTTGACAGGATAATCCCGCTGGAAGTCGGCGAGAGGCTCCATGGCGCAATACAGGGAAGCATAATGGAAGTTATAGCAGATGCGGGGCACGTTCCCCAGGTGGAACGCCCGGAAGAGTTAGCTGGCATCATCAATGCCTTTGTTTCCGGACAGTGA
- a CDS encoding endonuclease IV — protein sequence MAEFSKILLGGHVSTSGGISSAPDRSKSFGFRTFQVFSKNQMQWNAKPLDPQEVEKFREKNEMNSQEKVMVHASYLLNTGTSDPALRSKVIDGFGVEIDRADTLGISNLVFHPGSRGKASLEQGIINVAETLNSVMNRNQHVNVLLETAAGQGGSIGHTFGQLGEILDRVEIKERIGVCFDTCHVWASGYDIRTAKGYDAVIQEFDDAIGLPRLKAFHLNDSKKGMGSHVDRHEQIGLGTLGVEGIANFVNDARFNSVPMVFETPKGEEGYDQDIAAVVSVMIKS from the coding sequence ATGGCGGAATTTAGCAAAATACTTCTTGGGGGTCACGTGTCGACCTCTGGCGGAATTTCAAGTGCACCTGATCGCTCTAAATCTTTTGGCTTCAGGACTTTTCAGGTATTTTCAAAGAACCAGATGCAGTGGAATGCAAAACCACTTGATCCTCAAGAGGTCGAGAAATTCAGGGAAAAAAACGAAATGAATTCACAGGAAAAAGTCATGGTGCACGCATCCTACCTCCTAAACACGGGTACTTCAGATCCTGCACTGAGGTCAAAGGTGATCGATGGGTTCGGGGTAGAGATAGATAGGGCAGATACTCTGGGAATCAGCAACCTGGTTTTTCATCCAGGGTCGAGAGGAAAAGCCAGTTTGGAACAGGGTATCATAAATGTGGCAGAAACCCTGAATTCAGTCATGAACAGGAACCAACACGTCAACGTTCTGCTGGAGACAGCAGCTGGACAGGGTGGAAGCATCGGACATACCTTTGGCCAGCTTGGTGAGATATTAGATAGGGTAGAAATAAAGGAGCGGATTGGGGTCTGCTTCGATACCTGCCATGTCTGGGCATCTGGCTACGACATTAGAACTGCAAAGGGCTACGATGCAGTGATCCAGGAGTTTGACGATGCTATAGGACTGCCAAGACTGAAAGCGTTTCACTTGAATGATTCCAAGAAAGGAATGGGTAGCCACGTTGACAGGCATGAACAGATTGGGCTCGGCACTCTTGGAGTTGAAGGTATAGCAAATTTTGTAAACGATGCTCGCTTCAATAGTGTTCCAATGGTATTTGAAACGCCAAAGGGCGAAGAAGGTTACGATCAAGACATTGCTGCTGTTGTTTCAGTTATGATTAAGAGTTGA
- a CDS encoding hypothetical protein (putative conserved protein) has translation MEIKPFKPYMFSSNSDAVTSPPFDSITTEQEAKLKSFPYNITHLTLPRGTSGILESSIKLANWIRDGELVRSADDVIIIVVQEFRIGGEKLQRSGIITLAKVFPEDGSISPHEKTFPGPVRERANLMGEIGAQLEPLFLTVPSPNFEKVLKRMVSSAKHLMTFDEPAGVTNSIFCISDPVSIARIREALLPEKAIVADGHHRLRASIYLAENSTGKEKEFWSYTMSYITSVYERGLLISGVHRMVSTSINANKIIENLRNFFTISEHSSLDRINHITIYNGKFIELVPDDRALETIRNVDPASYISTSVIVNEFIFKRLGYMNEKDIENEVRYTHDVSIAIRHVDEKRSAFAVLMPEWDKEEFIRLASEKKILPQKSTYFYPKIPSGIAINKLDS, from the coding sequence TTGGAGATAAAGCCGTTCAAGCCCTATATGTTCTCCAGCAATTCGGATGCAGTGACGTCTCCTCCATTTGATTCTATAACCACGGAGCAGGAAGCAAAACTGAAATCGTTTCCATATAATATCACGCACCTGACTCTTCCTAGAGGAACATCCGGTATTCTGGAATCGTCGATAAAACTGGCGAACTGGATCAGGGATGGCGAACTGGTGCGTTCAGCGGATGACGTAATCATAATCGTGGTGCAGGAATTTAGAATAGGCGGGGAGAAGTTGCAACGAAGCGGCATAATCACGCTTGCCAAGGTTTTTCCTGAAGATGGGTCAATATCGCCGCATGAGAAAACGTTTCCAGGCCCTGTCAGGGAAAGGGCAAATTTGATGGGTGAGATCGGGGCACAACTTGAACCATTATTCCTGACCGTCCCCAGTCCAAATTTTGAGAAAGTCCTCAAAAGAATGGTTTCCTCCGCGAAACATTTGATGACCTTTGATGAGCCGGCCGGAGTTACAAACTCTATATTTTGCATTTCCGACCCCGTTTCCATCGCAAGAATACGGGAAGCCCTGCTTCCGGAGAAGGCAATTGTAGCAGATGGTCACCATAGGCTGAGAGCCAGCATATACCTTGCTGAAAACTCTACAGGGAAGGAAAAGGAATTCTGGAGCTATACGATGTCGTACATAACTTCAGTTTATGAGAGGGGTCTGCTGATTTCAGGAGTCCACAGGATGGTTTCAACTAGCATTAATGCCAATAAAATCATTGAAAACCTGAGGAATTTCTTTACTATTTCAGAACATTCTAGCCTCGATAGGATCAATCACATTACCATTTATAACGGAAAATTCATTGAACTTGTGCCCGACGACAGGGCTCTGGAAACAATCAGGAATGTTGATCCCGCTTCCTATATTTCAACCTCAGTTATCGTAAATGAATTCATATTCAAGAGGCTGGGCTACATGAATGAAAAGGACATAGAGAATGAGGTAAGATACACCCACGACGTGTCAATAGCAATAAGGCATGTAGATGAAAAGCGGTCTGCATTTGCAGTTTTGATGCCTGAGTGGGATAAGGAGGAGTTTATCAGGCTTGCAAGCGAGAAGAAGATCCTGCCGCAGAAGTCCACATATTTTTATCCCAAAATTCCTTCAGGGATAGCAATCAATAAACTGGATTCATAA
- a CDS encoding putative transporter — translation MNKNGSILYTVLILTLITITSRSTNNMVLTTIPLYSQNILGFGSLDVGLVTAVSYTATLFANSFLNPHFESRLRRKMFILSNILLVISLFFLSSANGLTIFILSALVGLLFGFIMPNIITSASLHPDRRTQERLLAIYAVSLSASLIIGPALETYLLHYFNYGYIFLFFIPISILATAISFLIPFPQSMAERHGGGSIRKNAGFIASIITITSYNVPFAAITTFLAIFASSQFGVSRDVAYSSFIYFFLTSLLTRGYMAVRPLRKIKNPLIFSVALTVLPLLFIPILRNYAEFLVLVAFLGIPHGSVFPISSVMIARGTEPAERNTANSYFLAYNNVLSIAVPVIFGYMAIFLGYGYSFSILTIPVVIVTVILFRKYGKNPRIFYQPETRVA, via the coding sequence ATGAATAAAAATGGCAGCATACTGTACACTGTACTAATCCTAACACTGATCACCATTACAAGCAGATCGACGAACAACATGGTCCTGACCACAATACCGCTCTATTCACAGAATATCCTGGGCTTTGGCAGTCTTGATGTCGGTCTTGTAACAGCGGTGTCATATACGGCAACGCTATTTGCAAACTCCTTCCTGAACCCGCATTTCGAGAGTCGGCTAAGGAGGAAAATGTTTATCCTTTCCAATATACTGCTGGTTATTTCCCTCTTCTTCCTGAGTTCTGCGAATGGTTTGACCATTTTTATCCTATCTGCATTGGTCGGTCTGCTTTTTGGCTTCATTATGCCAAACATAATAACATCTGCGAGCCTGCATCCCGACAGGAGGACTCAGGAGAGGCTTCTGGCGATATATGCTGTGAGCCTGAGCGCTAGCCTCATAATCGGCCCTGCTTTAGAGACATACCTGTTGCACTACTTCAACTATGGCTACATTTTTCTTTTCTTCATCCCCATTTCCATACTTGCAACCGCAATATCATTCCTGATACCTTTTCCGCAGAGTATGGCAGAACGGCACGGGGGCGGGAGCATAAGGAAGAATGCCGGATTCATCGCCTCTATAATCACCATAACGAGTTACAACGTACCATTCGCTGCAATTACAACCTTTCTTGCGATCTTTGCTTCATCTCAATTTGGGGTATCGCGAGACGTAGCCTATTCCTCATTCATCTATTTCTTCCTGACTTCGCTGCTTACTAGGGGTTACATGGCAGTGAGGCCATTACGTAAAATAAAAAATCCCCTCATATTTTCAGTTGCATTGACGGTGCTTCCGCTGCTGTTCATTCCAATACTTCGCAATTACGCAGAATTCCTCGTGTTGGTGGCTTTCCTTGGAATACCACATGGAAGCGTATTTCCAATTTCTTCAGTTATGATCGCAAGAGGTACAGAACCGGCGGAAAGGAATACTGCGAATTCGTATTTCCTTGCATACAATAATGTACTGAGTATAGCAGTTCCTGTCATCTTCGGATACATGGCTATTTTCCTTGGCTACGGCTACAGCTTTTCCATACTCACCATACCGGTTGTCATCGTTACCGTGATACTATTCAGGAAATACGGCAAAAACCCAAGGATATTTTATCAGCCTGAAACACGGGTTGCCTGA
- a CDS encoding NAD synthetase: MSPGDPIVATGFQTMRMSIESAVKYLEKRLPERAEGSIDLMAFPEKWIVDRIGQDDRNLGVLMEIFCNISEKYSCVLVPGSLSIVRDGKVFNSAPVFDSGKLLGWQDKISPFGNEKATYSAGNSITVFSTSAGKLTVPVCYDIDFPYFLKASVRKGAEFVVNPSLIDSEYHDMWHLYISARSLENRIPVLSVNSLSAPFNGNSIAVQPYLHSYGFKIRTTDAGAVETFTSELNFSGIREYTLRRAEEDPGVYSLSGNKGIDDAS, translated from the coding sequence TTGTCTCCTGGAGACCCAATAGTGGCAACTGGATTCCAGACAATGCGCATGAGCATTGAGTCTGCTGTGAAGTACCTGGAAAAACGTCTACCTGAACGGGCGGAAGGCAGCATTGACCTCATGGCATTCCCTGAAAAGTGGATTGTGGACAGGATTGGGCAGGATGACAGGAATCTGGGGGTGCTAATGGAAATTTTTTGCAACATTAGCGAAAAGTATTCCTGCGTACTTGTTCCGGGCAGCCTTTCCATCGTTCGGGACGGCAAGGTCTTCAATTCCGCACCGGTTTTTGATTCCGGCAAGTTACTTGGATGGCAGGACAAAATTTCGCCATTTGGCAATGAAAAGGCAACCTATTCTGCTGGAAACAGTATCACCGTGTTCAGCACTTCTGCGGGTAAGCTGACTGTCCCGGTGTGCTATGACATAGATTTCCCTTATTTTCTCAAGGCATCGGTCAGGAAAGGGGCAGAATTTGTGGTTAATCCCTCACTCATAGATTCAGAATACCACGACATGTGGCACCTGTACATATCTGCAAGGTCCCTGGAAAACAGGATTCCGGTGCTATCAGTTAACTCCCTCTCGGCTCCATTCAACGGAAACAGCATAGCTGTGCAACCATATCTGCACTCCTATGGTTTCAAGATCAGGACCACTGATGCAGGTGCCGTAGAGACATTCACATCTGAACTCAACTTTTCCGGAATCAGGGAATACACGTTAAGGCGTGCAGAAGAAGATCCAGGTGTATACTCACTGTCCGGAAACAAAGGCATTGATGATGCCAGCTAA
- the ppsA_1 gene encoding Phosphoenolpyruvate synthase: protein MKNENKYVYLFSEGSKEMVDILGGKGAGLAEMTRIGLNVPPGFTITTETCRTFLKTGKIPDGMMDQVNTALRTVEKSTGKKFGDPDNPLLVSVRSGAPVSMPGMMDTVLNVGLNSATMQGLARKTGNKRFATDAYRRLIQMFGTIVLGIGAEHFNEAMNELKSERGKNLDTDLDENDLMDLVSMYKDIYARMGFKFPESPTEQMEMSIEAVFRSWNSERAKVYRGENGIDEQMGTAVSIVAMVFGNMGNDSATGVAFTRNPNTGEKTLFAEYLVNAQGEDVVAGIRTPRHISDMKSQLPDAYKSLTESVEKLEKHYKDMQDIEFTIESGTFYLLQTRSGKRTARAAIRMAREMVDEGLINKEEAIMRITPKILDSLMHPQVKRTGNEVLLGKGLAASPGAATGELVFSSERAIELSKSKKPLILVRPETTADDVRGMVVSKAFLTQKGGMTSHAAVVARAMGKPAVVGAELIQVNAKEKKLTCGSTVLSEGDVITVDGTSGEFYLGKTQMEDPGISPDTDVVLEWADSIRKIGVRANANTPEEAVLARKNGAKGIGLARTERMFLGNDRLPIMRAMIMSRDEAERRTNLDKLLPMQVSDFVEFFRTMEGFPVIIRLLDPPLHEFLPDKEEVMNELFRLKNSPDSGENRKKLADLEMIFDTIKNLEEFNPMLGFRGCRLGISYPEIYEMQVRAIIRAASIVINEKKTIFPEIMIPLVGHVNELKILRERLEEVAKEEVGNKHVDYKFGTMIEIPRACLTADKIARYADFFSFGTNDLTQMTFGYSRDDAEGKFLAKYIESGILESDPFSTVDVEGVGELMRIAVTKGKKSRPDIEIGICGEHGGDPDTVAFCHKIGLDYVSASPYRIPIARLAGARAEIEEKRRMK from the coding sequence GTGAAGAACGAAAATAAGTATGTGTATCTGTTCTCCGAAGGCAGCAAGGAAATGGTTGATATTCTGGGTGGAAAGGGGGCCGGACTGGCAGAAATGACCAGGATCGGTCTCAATGTTCCGCCGGGATTTACAATAACTACAGAAACGTGCAGGACTTTCCTGAAGACTGGAAAAATCCCGGATGGAATGATGGATCAGGTGAACACTGCACTAAGAACTGTTGAAAAGTCAACAGGGAAGAAATTCGGTGATCCGGACAACCCACTGCTTGTTTCCGTGAGGTCTGGTGCTCCTGTGAGCATGCCCGGAATGATGGACACAGTACTCAATGTCGGCCTGAATTCCGCTACGATGCAGGGACTTGCAAGGAAGACTGGAAATAAGAGGTTTGCGACCGATGCTTATCGCCGGCTGATACAGATGTTCGGCACCATTGTCCTTGGCATAGGGGCTGAACACTTCAATGAAGCAATGAATGAACTGAAATCTGAAAGGGGAAAAAATCTTGACACGGACCTTGATGAGAACGACCTGATGGACCTCGTGTCAATGTATAAGGACATCTATGCAAGAATGGGTTTCAAGTTTCCAGAAAGCCCGACCGAGCAGATGGAAATGTCCATAGAGGCTGTTTTCAGGTCATGGAACTCAGAAAGGGCAAAAGTTTACCGAGGGGAGAACGGCATAGATGAACAGATGGGCACTGCCGTCAGCATAGTTGCAATGGTCTTCGGTAATATGGGGAATGATTCAGCAACCGGCGTAGCATTCACCCGTAACCCTAACACAGGAGAGAAAACACTTTTCGCAGAATATCTTGTAAATGCACAGGGCGAGGACGTAGTGGCCGGTATCAGGACTCCGCGACACATTTCTGACATGAAATCCCAGCTTCCAGATGCATACAAATCACTCACCGAGTCTGTGGAAAAACTTGAAAAGCACTATAAAGACATGCAGGACATTGAGTTCACCATTGAGAGTGGAACCTTCTATCTCCTGCAGACAAGGTCAGGAAAGCGGACAGCAAGGGCGGCAATAAGGATGGCAAGGGAGATGGTAGACGAGGGGCTTATAAACAAGGAAGAAGCCATCATGCGCATCACACCGAAGATACTGGATTCGCTCATGCATCCGCAGGTCAAGAGGACCGGAAATGAAGTTCTTTTGGGGAAAGGCCTGGCTGCATCACCCGGGGCTGCCACAGGTGAACTGGTATTCTCTTCCGAGCGTGCAATAGAACTCTCAAAAAGCAAGAAGCCGCTCATCCTTGTCAGGCCCGAGACCACTGCTGACGATGTCAGGGGGATGGTGGTGTCAAAGGCATTCCTGACCCAGAAGGGTGGAATGACTTCACACGCTGCTGTAGTGGCAAGGGCAATGGGAAAACCTGCAGTAGTAGGGGCTGAGTTGATACAGGTCAACGCGAAGGAGAAGAAACTTACCTGCGGCAGCACAGTATTATCAGAGGGTGATGTGATTACCGTGGACGGAACATCCGGAGAATTCTATCTGGGCAAGACTCAGATGGAGGATCCGGGAATAAGCCCCGATACCGATGTAGTACTCGAGTGGGCCGATTCTATCAGGAAAATCGGTGTACGGGCAAACGCTAATACTCCCGAGGAAGCCGTACTTGCCAGAAAGAACGGGGCAAAAGGCATTGGCCTTGCGAGAACGGAGAGGATGTTCCTGGGAAATGATCGCCTTCCGATTATGCGGGCTATGATAATGAGCAGGGATGAGGCTGAAAGAAGGACCAACCTTGACAAGCTCCTTCCTATGCAGGTATCGGATTTTGTTGAGTTCTTCAGGACAATGGAAGGCTTCCCTGTGATCATACGGCTGCTTGACCCGCCATTGCACGAATTCCTCCCCGACAAGGAGGAGGTAATGAACGAATTATTCAGGCTGAAAAATTCGCCCGATTCAGGAGAAAACAGGAAAAAACTGGCTGACCTCGAGATGATATTCGATACGATCAAGAACCTGGAAGAATTCAACCCGATGCTTGGGTTCAGGGGATGCAGGCTGGGAATCAGCTATCCCGAGATTTACGAAATGCAGGTCAGGGCAATAATCAGGGCAGCTTCCATTGTTATTAATGAAAAAAAGACAATATTCCCTGAGATAATGATCCCGCTGGTTGGTCATGTGAACGAGCTGAAGATACTGAGGGAGAGGCTGGAAGAAGTTGCAAAAGAGGAGGTAGGCAATAAGCACGTGGATTATAAATTTGGAACAATGATTGAGATACCGCGTGCATGCCTTACAGCTGACAAGATAGCCCGATATGCTGATTTCTTTTCATTCGGCACCAATGACCTGACCCAGATGACGTTCGGGTACAGCAGGGACGATGCAGAGGGAAAATTCCTTGCAAAATATATAGAAAGTGGCATCCTGGAGAGTGACCCTTTCAGTACCGTGGATGTTGAGGGTGTAGGGGAACTGATGAGAATAGCAGTTACCAAGGGAAAGAAGTCAAGGCCCGACATCGAGATAGGGATATGCGGAGAACACGGCGGTGACCCTGACACAGTTGCATTCTGCCATAAAATAGGACTCGATTATGTATCTGCGTCCCCATACAGGATACCGATTGCAAGGCTTGCTGGAGCAAGAGCTGAAATTGAGGAAAAGCGCAGGATGAAGTGA
- a CDS encoding putative transcriptional regulator, whose translation MEANTEQLSRIHEMLKILGLSSYEAQGFAALVYHGVANADTVADTAKIPRTSAYKVMESLVQKGFAKETDGRPRMFKPEDMDRIRSEFESKLQELFTNLKGLQDMLPSKGEPQLIYTIYGTQKVFDKLAEMFNLTETEIFVCTAKVREIRTELKKEIDNAIKRGVRVVFVTPPNKRVPQNTEVYRKDGLIATDVVSDQTRALIGDPELGACGYSDNPSLALHVYQFINMIIQNGI comes from the coding sequence ATGGAGGCAAATACAGAGCAGTTGAGCAGGATTCACGAAATGCTCAAGATACTGGGGCTATCATCTTACGAAGCACAAGGATTCGCGGCTCTCGTTTACCACGGGGTCGCCAACGCAGATACGGTTGCAGATACTGCCAAAATACCAAGGACATCTGCTTACAAGGTGATGGAATCACTTGTCCAGAAAGGATTTGCCAAAGAGACCGATGGCAGACCGAGAATGTTTAAACCGGAGGACATGGACAGGATCAGGTCAGAATTTGAATCCAAACTCCAGGAACTCTTTACGAATCTGAAGGGACTGCAGGACATGCTTCCATCAAAGGGCGAACCGCAGTTGATTTACACGATATACGGAACGCAGAAGGTTTTTGACAAACTGGCGGAGATGTTCAACCTCACTGAAACTGAAATATTTGTGTGCACAGCGAAAGTACGCGAAATAAGGACGGAACTGAAGAAGGAAATAGACAATGCAATAAAACGCGGGGTCAGGGTTGTCTTCGTGACGCCGCCAAACAAAAGAGTACCGCAGAATACTGAAGTGTACAGGAAGGACGGGCTTATCGCAACGGATGTTGTAAGTGACCAGACCAGGGCACTGATAGGAGACCCAGAACTCGGCGCCTGTGGCTATAGCGATAACCCATCACTCGCTCTGCACGTTTACCAGTTCATAAATATGATTATACAAAACGGGATTTAG
- a CDS encoding bifunctional phosphopantothenoylcysteine decarboxylase/phosphopantothenate synthase: METYEFAPLSGKKVVLGVTASISLYRTPDIVRELRREGADVIVGMSREATELLSPKVLEWASENRVITEISGNIEHIKLFMGQREKLVYLVSPASYNTIGKMANGLSDDVPSLFFSFALGHGVRTVISPAMHDDMLTNPINRRNIEFLESAGVTVIPPRREDDKAKLAENVMIADFINRSFYGSYLAGKRILIISGRGEEPLDPVRTISNHSTGTMGAMIAKYAFRMGASVTLIGNSEAPLPDYVEFREAHSMGQYESETSKKLSEGYDAIIVPAALPDFTSAEKSTTKIADSEDLTVRLHKLPKLIETIRKNYGGIIVAFRLFHEDDTDSHFSAAKPDITVYNAIGDGKTPFGKGKGTYSIKYGPGKVDFPDRNKAELAHELLKIVAEKLKGGK; the protein is encoded by the coding sequence ATGGAAACTTATGAATTTGCGCCGCTGTCGGGAAAGAAAGTTGTTCTGGGAGTTACTGCCAGCATATCCCTTTACAGGACACCCGACATTGTACGGGAACTGAGAAGAGAGGGGGCCGATGTAATAGTAGGAATGAGCAGGGAAGCTACAGAACTGCTGAGTCCAAAGGTGCTGGAGTGGGCATCCGAGAATAGGGTTATAACGGAGATCTCAGGAAACATTGAACACATAAAACTCTTCATGGGGCAGAGGGAAAAGCTGGTGTATCTTGTTTCACCCGCTTCATACAATACCATAGGAAAGATGGCTAACGGCCTTTCCGATGATGTCCCCTCGTTATTCTTCTCTTTTGCCCTGGGACATGGTGTCAGAACGGTGATTTCACCGGCAATGCATGACGATATGCTGACCAATCCTATAAACAGGAGAAACATTGAGTTCCTTGAATCTGCAGGTGTAACCGTCATACCGCCAAGACGCGAAGATGACAAGGCAAAGCTTGCTGAAAATGTGATGATTGCAGATTTCATCAACAGATCCTTCTACGGAAGTTACCTGGCGGGAAAGCGCATTCTCATAATAAGCGGAAGAGGAGAAGAGCCGCTGGACCCTGTCCGGACTATTTCAAACCACAGTACTGGAACTATGGGTGCAATGATTGCGAAGTATGCTTTCAGGATGGGTGCGAGCGTAACTCTCATAGGTAATTCAGAGGCACCATTGCCGGATTATGTGGAATTCCGCGAGGCACATTCAATGGGGCAGTATGAGTCTGAAACCAGCAAAAAATTGAGCGAAGGATATGATGCCATTATTGTCCCGGCTGCGCTGCCTGATTTCACGTCAGCGGAAAAGAGCACCACGAAAATAGCCGACTCAGAGGATCTTACGGTCAGACTTCATAAGTTGCCGAAACTGATCGAAACCATCAGGAAGAATTACGGCGGGATAATCGTTGCTTTCAGGCTCTTTCACGAGGATGACACGGACTCACATTTTTCGGCTGCGAAACCTGACATTACGGTGTACAATGCCATAGGCGATGGGAAAACTCCCTTTGGAAAGGGAAAAGGTACGTATTCCATAAAATATGGACCAGGAAAGGTCGACTTTCCGGACAGGAACAAGGCAGAACTGGCTCATGAATTGCTGAAGATAGTGGCTGAAAAGCTGAAGGGCGGAAAATAG